One genomic region from Hoeflea algicola encodes:
- a CDS encoding FAD-binding protein, with protein sequence MSAQHNSWGRVTRRQRGTARLEDLADSAADGLLPFGNGRSYGDSCHNDRGRLIAMRPGAAIRAFDPETGVLTADAGVLLSDILALVMPQGYFLEVTPGTAQVTLGGAIANDVHGKNHHRRGTFGRSVLSFTLLSSDGSRTLCSTSDNQSLFAATIGGMGLTGVIEAATIRLMPVPSANVRQTAFRFTSIDGYFDAIDEIDARHEYSVAWIDQLARGGSLGRGALMAGDHAEHGGPARAPSAPRLAVPFSPPVNLLNRLTLKAFNALYYARAPKTPETVIVPWASYFHPLDAITGWNQLYGPRGLFQHQSVYPFETGRETTIALIECAQAHGAASFLTVLKRFGDVPSPGLLSFPRPGFTLTLDFANSGERTLKMLNALDAIVLKAGGALNPYKDQRMGPEMFAASFPNWRELEAMRDPALMSDLWRRTAMVLDRDQPATRSMSTAARL encoded by the coding sequence ATGAGCGCGCAGCACAACAGTTGGGGCCGGGTCACGCGGCGGCAACGCGGTACGGCCAGGCTCGAGGACCTTGCCGACAGTGCGGCTGATGGTCTGTTGCCGTTCGGCAATGGCCGCTCCTATGGCGACAGTTGCCACAATGATCGGGGCCGGTTGATCGCCATGCGTCCGGGCGCGGCCATTCGCGCGTTCGATCCCGAGACCGGTGTACTGACGGCGGATGCCGGCGTGCTGTTGTCGGATATTCTGGCGCTGGTCATGCCGCAGGGCTATTTTCTGGAAGTCACGCCGGGAACCGCGCAGGTGACGCTCGGCGGCGCCATCGCCAATGATGTGCATGGCAAGAACCATCACCGCCGCGGCACATTCGGCCGCTCGGTGCTGTCCTTCACCCTGCTTTCAAGCGACGGTAGCCGCACGCTCTGCTCGACTTCCGACAACCAGTCCTTGTTTGCCGCGACCATCGGCGGCATGGGGCTGACCGGCGTCATCGAGGCCGCCACAATCCGGCTGATGCCGGTGCCCTCGGCCAATGTCCGGCAGACCGCGTTTCGGTTTACCTCGATTGACGGCTATTTCGACGCGATCGACGAGATTGATGCGCGTCATGAATATTCTGTCGCCTGGATTGACCAACTGGCGCGCGGCGGCAGTCTGGGACGCGGCGCGCTGATGGCCGGCGATCACGCCGAGCACGGTGGTCCGGCTCGTGCACCCTCCGCGCCGCGGCTGGCGGTGCCGTTTTCGCCGCCGGTCAATCTGCTCAACCGGCTGACGCTGAAAGCCTTCAACGCGCTCTATTACGCCCGCGCCCCGAAAACACCGGAGACAGTAATTGTCCCCTGGGCTTCCTATTTCCATCCGCTTGACGCGATTACCGGTTGGAACCAGCTTTACGGGCCGCGCGGTCTGTTCCAGCATCAGAGCGTCTATCCCTTTGAGACCGGTCGTGAGACCACCATCGCGCTGATCGAATGTGCCCAGGCTCATGGTGCTGCTTCGTTCCTGACGGTGCTCAAGCGCTTTGGCGATGTTCCATCCCCGGGGCTGCTCTCGTTTCCACGGCCGGGATTTACGCTGACACTTGATTTCGCCAACAGCGGCGAACGCACGCTGAAAATGCTCAATGCGCTTGATGCGATCGTGTTGAAAGCGGGCGGGGCGCTCAATCCCTACAAGGATCAGCGTATGGGGCCGGAAATGTTTGCCGCCTCGTTTCCGAACTGGCGGGAACTGGAAGCCATGCGTGATCCGGCCCTGATGTCTGACCTGTGGCGCCGCACCGCGATGGTGCTGGACCGCGATCAGCCGGCAACCAGAAGCATGTCCACGGCCGCCCGGCTCTGA
- a CDS encoding beta strand repeat-containing protein has protein sequence MTRSVAVVPVDGGVLTYQTTSRATVNLDSAPAAPDMLATSDNLVIDTTNLIAGAAYSISSGAAATSGNGQWGAAFSLTDAHGIAGFLSNRPTAANAVNGGTASASATGSAPSLSAAQYDGNSQIKFLVDGVPAVDLSTSVSDQLTVTVPANALPTSNGFVEAPGTATGVHVFGPPAGASVFAADANLSAIQADVSDTGPVMLRISPGTAPVSATSLFDGRAAIGAFALSTAEGIDTTVDFSGSSLSVTTNASNAGALLSLGSSNADALTSILIGTHNAVLQTAGISSPGMVAGLVGRNTVRQRMTLAGAGAAVITGGANSWGIVNFASSQLGDAATDVDLTGNASRVTTGGAGSGGVVVTADGITAARAGLALAGADTSVATGGADALGASVIARSQGEGAAEIDLSGARASISTAGDRSTGVLVSSSGAAARAAISVTGAASGIETAGQDATAVVALAHGQDSATAALDLSGASSRVRTFSTNASGSMVTADARNATTTLSLSGDGASIETRGLGSAGHIGSALGAAAAVSTADLSGAGSAIRTYGDNSVGVALMAIATDPDSVQGVALGITGPGSAIETFGDNSVGASLLGGSAGLTVGPDGRLATTGALSHAGLFLADQATVDISTGGSVTTNAADASGLVFSNPASRNRVVNNGQITTGGTGIASAGTLVLANTGAIRSASSDAVNLASGQIFNSGLVTGLRGIVRDVAASGPVVIENRGPVRANAGPGGVGIELGGAYDDELAVSPTGIIEGTIELGGGNDRFVALPGTNLDFWFETAPETVEARSGVQLPRPDPRHVVITDPAHLTNVAAQSGLFAARMAARQSSALGVAAPADHCGVEISAQASARYSRTGDAGDRAETTSRGSGLLAGVDPEACADGGLTFFAGLVALNKEAGAGSQSQNQTLFGGGRYSTSTESGLAIDFLGGIGVMAGDSTRRVLNNRVVGGVEHAVGDYTEWLTFASLMISRPMQADTFEYRPFIRSALGYSGGYQMQESGITNPLLFDLRNSLAYEVDAGISVHLDPRETDFGSVGFSYSAALSVSGSDTAGAVFMNDGASAVFSKNSAEVGGVIGAGLDINFTNISARLQIDSLLAIRQHGIQEFEITSKFAYSF, from the coding sequence GTGACCCGCTCGGTCGCCGTGGTTCCGGTCGATGGCGGCGTTCTGACATATCAAACGACGTCGCGTGCAACGGTAAACCTCGATAGTGCCCCTGCAGCCCCGGACATGTTGGCTACCAGCGACAATCTGGTTATCGACACCACCAACCTGATCGCTGGCGCGGCCTACTCGATTTCGTCAGGCGCGGCTGCGACCAGTGGCAATGGTCAGTGGGGCGCTGCGTTTTCGCTCACCGATGCACATGGCATTGCCGGCTTCCTGTCAAACAGGCCAACGGCGGCCAACGCGGTCAATGGCGGCACCGCTTCGGCAAGCGCCACTGGCTCGGCGCCGAGCCTTTCGGCAGCGCAATATGACGGCAACAGCCAAATCAAGTTTCTGGTTGACGGTGTGCCCGCAGTCGATCTTTCCACATCGGTTTCCGACCAGCTGACGGTCACGGTTCCGGCCAATGCGCTTCCCACCAGCAACGGTTTTGTTGAGGCGCCCGGCACCGCAACCGGGGTTCACGTCTTTGGACCACCAGCCGGTGCCTCGGTTTTTGCTGCCGATGCCAATCTTTCCGCCATCCAGGCCGATGTGTCCGACACCGGTCCGGTGATGCTTCGAATTTCGCCCGGCACTGCTCCGGTTTCGGCCACAAGCCTGTTTGATGGTCGCGCCGCGATCGGCGCCTTCGCGCTGTCGACCGCAGAGGGTATCGACACGACAGTTGATTTTTCGGGCTCGTCCCTGTCGGTCACGACCAATGCAAGCAACGCCGGCGCGTTGCTGAGCCTTGGATCTTCCAACGCCGATGCGCTGACCTCGATCCTGATCGGTACCCACAACGCTGTGCTGCAAACGGCGGGGATCTCGTCGCCAGGCATGGTCGCCGGGCTGGTGGGCCGCAATACTGTGCGCCAACGAATGACGCTGGCCGGAGCCGGTGCCGCCGTCATTACCGGCGGCGCCAACAGCTGGGGCATCGTCAATTTTGCCTCAAGCCAGCTCGGTGATGCTGCCACTGATGTCGATCTGACCGGAAATGCGAGCCGTGTTACCACGGGTGGCGCCGGATCGGGCGGCGTCGTCGTCACAGCCGATGGCATCACCGCCGCTCGCGCGGGATTGGCGCTTGCAGGTGCTGATACGTCCGTTGCCACCGGCGGCGCCGATGCGCTCGGTGCCAGCGTGATAGCCCGGAGCCAAGGTGAGGGCGCTGCCGAGATTGACCTGTCCGGTGCCCGGGCATCGATCAGCACCGCTGGAGATCGTTCGACCGGGGTTCTGGTTTCTTCCTCGGGTGCTGCCGCCAGAGCCGCGATCAGTGTAACCGGTGCGGCCAGCGGAATTGAGACTGCAGGCCAGGACGCAACAGCCGTGGTGGCCCTGGCACATGGCCAGGACAGCGCCACCGCAGCACTGGATCTCTCGGGCGCCAGCAGCCGGGTCCGCACGTTTTCTACCAACGCTTCCGGATCGATGGTCACCGCTGATGCGCGCAACGCCACCACCACACTCTCGCTGTCGGGTGATGGCGCCAGCATCGAAACCCGCGGTTTGGGCTCGGCAGGACATATCGGCAGCGCGCTCGGCGCTGCAGCGGCGGTATCCACCGCTGATTTGAGCGGCGCCGGATCGGCAATCCGCACCTATGGCGACAACTCGGTGGGTGTGGCGCTGATGGCAATCGCCACCGATCCGGACAGCGTGCAAGGCGTTGCGCTGGGCATTACCGGTCCCGGCAGCGCTATCGAGACTTTCGGTGATAACTCGGTCGGCGCAAGCTTGCTTGGGGGAAGCGCCGGCCTGACAGTCGGCCCCGACGGACGGTTGGCGACGACCGGCGCGCTCTCGCATGCGGGTCTGTTCCTCGCCGATCAGGCCACAGTCGACATCAGCACCGGCGGGAGCGTTACGACCAATGCTGCGGATGCGTCCGGGCTGGTCTTCAGCAACCCGGCAAGCCGCAACAGGGTTGTCAACAACGGCCAGATAACGACCGGCGGGACCGGTATCGCCTCGGCGGGAACGCTCGTTCTGGCAAACACTGGCGCCATCAGGTCAGCTTCATCGGACGCGGTAAATCTGGCTTCTGGCCAAATCTTCAATTCCGGGCTTGTGACAGGTCTGCGTGGCATCGTCCGCGATGTGGCCGCCAGCGGTCCGGTCGTCATCGAAAACCGTGGCCCGGTTCGTGCCAACGCCGGACCTGGCGGCGTTGGCATCGAATTGGGTGGCGCCTACGACGATGAGCTTGCGGTTTCTCCTACCGGTATCATCGAGGGGACGATTGAACTGGGTGGCGGCAACGATCGGTTCGTGGCGCTGCCGGGCACGAATCTGGATTTCTGGTTCGAAACAGCTCCGGAAACGGTGGAAGCGCGAAGCGGTGTGCAATTGCCCCGACCCGATCCGCGTCATGTTGTGATCACCGACCCCGCTCATTTGACCAATGTTGCGGCCCAGTCCGGCCTGTTCGCCGCAAGAATGGCGGCGCGGCAATCCTCAGCCCTCGGCGTCGCCGCGCCGGCCGACCATTGTGGGGTAGAAATCTCGGCGCAGGCCAGCGCCCGCTACAGCCGGACCGGCGACGCGGGTGACCGGGCGGAAACCACATCGCGTGGCAGCGGGCTGTTGGCCGGGGTTGACCCCGAAGCATGTGCGGACGGCGGGTTGACGTTTTTTGCGGGGCTCGTTGCCTTGAACAAGGAAGCCGGCGCGGGTTCGCAATCGCAGAACCAGACCCTGTTTGGCGGCGGCCGGTATTCCACCAGCACGGAAAGCGGCCTGGCCATCGATTTTCTCGGAGGCATCGGCGTCATGGCCGGTGACAGCACCAGGCGTGTTCTCAACAACCGGGTTGTTGGCGGGGTTGAGCATGCGGTCGGCGACTATACCGAGTGGCTCACATTCGCCTCGCTGATGATCTCACGGCCGATGCAGGCAGACACTTTCGAGTACAGGCCCTTCATCCGCTCGGCGCTCGGTTATAGCGGCGGCTACCAGATGCAGGAATCCGGGATCACCAATCCGCTGCTGTTCGATCTGCGCAACAGCCTGGCCTACGAGGTGGATGCCGGCATCAGCGTGCATCTCGATCCCCGGGAAACCGACTTCGGCTCGGTTGGCTTTTCCTACTCGGCTGCACTCTCGGTTTCGGGATCTGACACTGCCGGCGCCGTGTTCATGAACGACGGCGCCAGTGCGGTATTCTCCAAAAACTCTGCCGAAGTAGGCGGCGTGATTGGGGCTGGTCTTGATATTAACTTCACCAATATTTCAGCCCGTCTGCAGATTGATTCACTGCTGGCCATCCGGCAACACGGAATCCAAGAATTCGAGATCACTTCCAAGTTTGCCTATAGTTTCTGA
- a CDS encoding UbiA family prenyltransferase: MDAMSDNRQVPLCIDLDGTLIATDTLWEGLISVLLRRPWLIFSAIAWAIAGKAVLKRQVAARLGHQGSDWPYRTEVIERINLARKSGQPVWLVTGAAQSTATAIADHLGLFDRVLHSTDQENLTALRKRDRLLALCGDGGFDYVGNSRDDLAVFDAARRAIIVAPDAAAKRWAARHESELLPLAKVSPLAILKSIRVHQWLKNVLIAVPVVLNHELADTGLILAAVAAFFSFSFLASAVYIVNDISDLTNDRQHPRKRLRPLASGAVSLPVISVCAVLLLLASVGLASLLPPLFWAVLAVYAAITTTYTFVLKRKLLVDVFTLAALYTVRIIAGAAATGTELSFWLLAFSIFFFLSLALVKRFVELDELADDDATQLMGRSYVGGDKDMIAQAGVASAFSAAMVLALYVDSKEVASMYAQPWLLWPLCPLILYMLLRIWILARRSQMHEDPVVFIMRDWRSQLATLSGAALVILATVQV; the protein is encoded by the coding sequence ATGGATGCTATGAGCGACAACCGCCAAGTGCCGCTGTGCATAGATCTTGATGGAACACTGATCGCCACGGATACGCTCTGGGAAGGGTTGATTTCCGTGTTGCTCAGGCGTCCGTGGCTGATTTTCTCCGCCATCGCCTGGGCGATTGCCGGCAAGGCTGTGCTCAAGCGCCAGGTGGCTGCGCGCCTCGGGCATCAGGGCAGCGACTGGCCCTACCGTACCGAAGTCATCGAGCGGATCAATTTGGCTCGCAAGTCCGGCCAACCAGTCTGGCTGGTAACCGGGGCGGCCCAGTCCACCGCCACCGCGATCGCCGATCATTTGGGTCTGTTTGACCGCGTGCTGCATTCCACCGATCAGGAAAACCTGACCGCGCTTCGCAAGCGTGACCGTTTGCTGGCGCTGTGCGGTGATGGCGGTTTTGATTATGTCGGCAACAGCCGTGATGACCTGGCCGTGTTCGACGCCGCCCGGCGCGCGATCATCGTCGCTCCGGATGCGGCAGCCAAACGCTGGGCTGCCCGGCACGAGTCCGAACTGCTGCCGCTGGCAAAAGTCTCGCCATTGGCGATCCTCAAGTCGATCCGCGTCCATCAATGGCTCAAGAACGTGTTGATCGCGGTGCCGGTGGTGCTCAATCATGAATTGGCCGATACCGGCCTGATCCTGGCAGCTGTCGCCGCCTTCTTCTCCTTCAGTTTCCTCGCCTCGGCGGTCTATATCGTCAACGACATTTCCGATCTTACCAATGACCGGCAGCATCCGCGCAAGCGCCTGCGGCCGCTGGCAAGCGGCGCCGTCTCGCTGCCGGTGATCAGCGTTTGCGCGGTGCTCCTGCTTTTGGCTTCGGTCGGGCTCGCAAGTCTGCTGCCGCCGCTGTTCTGGGCGGTCCTCGCCGTCTATGCGGCAATCACCACCACCTACACTTTCGTGCTCAAGCGCAAACTGCTGGTCGATGTTTTCACCTTGGCGGCGCTTTACACCGTGCGGATCATCGCCGGCGCCGCAGCAACCGGAACCGAATTGTCATTCTGGCTGCTGGCGTTCTCGATTTTCTTTTTCCTGAGCCTGGCGCTGGTCAAGCGTTTTGTCGAACTCGACGAACTTGCCGATGACGATGCTACCCAACTGATGGGGCGTTCCTATGTTGGCGGCGACAAGGACATGATTGCCCAGGCAGGGGTCGCCTCGGCGTTTTCGGCGGCGATGGTTCTGGCGCTCTATGTTGACAGCAAGGAAGTGGCCTCGATGTATGCGCAACCCTGGCTGCTGTGGCCTTTGTGCCCGCTGATCCTCTACATGCTGCTCAGGATCTGGATCCTCGCTCGCCGCTCGCAAATGCACGAAGATCCGGTGGTGTTCATCATGCGCGATTGGCGCAGCCAGCTGGCGACGTTATCGGGCGCGGCGCTGGTCATCCTCGCCACCGTGCAAGTCTGA
- a CDS encoding AGE family epimerase/isomerase: MGSNHTITPVILCGGAGSRLWPMSRDSKPKQFHRLVNDKTLLTNTLERVDHKGEGLRYLPTRVVGGVGFESLLVEQGETSSVEVERYVLEPLIRDTAPAIAAAIADLAETDPERMVLVLPSDHQISDVAAFFDVVRTGAEALAARGGIMTIGIAPTRPETQYGYIERGDGDGPVFDVSRFREKPDLETAETFLRSGRFFWNAGIFMFRAGEMGAELGRQQPEVWSQARQAVERAEIAGKCYRLDSDAFAASPKISIDYAVMENASRISVVAASFDWNDLGSWNQLHDGSPLDEAGNARFGDVLAIDVHDSYLRSEDRLLAVAGLDNIIVVSQPDALLIVHRDKAHLVKDIATQVKQSGEWPPLAVAHSGRPVPSPRVIRKWLFDTALPLWAGVGVDRVHGGVHEALNHDGTPADLDYKRFRVLARQIYCFANAELLGWDGGAHEVLRHCFDTLVETGWHADGGWIHLWNADGTVKDPQRDTYDQCFVLLALAWLWKATKWPEARVWAERTIAYMDDHLIDHAHGGFYESSLRLDYRRANPHMHYLEAMQAWYEVTGERAFLDRAQTAVDLFTSVFFNAESWSVTEHFERDWSVRTDKPARIEPGHHYEWVWLLLRQARFADQPQLKEYCRKLYATSHAFGHARGTDAVCDSMAPDGSAMVGTARLWCQTEALKAGLLSRAEGLPGDETLFIRMLDVIFNRYLITPVAGGWYDQIDPNGRVISKDMPTSTFYHVFCALVEYLRHEEMLG, from the coding sequence ATGGGCTCAAACCACACCATTACGCCCGTCATTCTGTGCGGCGGCGCCGGATCCCGGCTTTGGCCGATGTCGCGCGATTCTAAGCCCAAACAGTTCCATCGTCTCGTCAACGACAAGACCCTGCTGACCAATACGCTCGAGCGTGTCGACCACAAGGGCGAGGGTCTGCGCTACCTGCCGACCCGGGTTGTCGGCGGCGTCGGCTTTGAATCGCTGCTGGTCGAACAGGGTGAAACCAGCAGCGTCGAGGTCGAGCGTTATGTGCTCGAGCCGCTGATCCGCGACACCGCACCGGCGATTGCTGCCGCGATTGCCGATCTGGCTGAAACCGACCCGGAGCGGATGGTGCTGGTGCTGCCCTCCGATCACCAGATTTCCGATGTGGCGGCGTTTTTCGATGTCGTCCGCACCGGCGCCGAGGCGTTGGCCGCGCGCGGCGGCATCATGACCATCGGCATCGCGCCTACTCGACCCGAAACACAATATGGCTATATCGAGCGCGGCGACGGCGATGGCCCGGTCTTTGATGTCTCGCGGTTTCGCGAAAAGCCGGATCTGGAAACGGCAGAGACCTTTCTGCGCTCCGGACGGTTCTTCTGGAATGCCGGCATCTTCATGTTCCGCGCCGGCGAAATGGGCGCCGAACTCGGCCGCCAGCAGCCCGAGGTCTGGTCCCAGGCCCGACAGGCCGTCGAACGCGCCGAAATTGCCGGCAAATGCTACCGGCTCGACAGCGACGCCTTTGCCGCCAGCCCAAAAATCTCGATCGATTATGCGGTGATGGAAAACGCCAGCCGCATCAGCGTCGTTGCCGCGTCGTTTGACTGGAACGATCTCGGATCATGGAACCAATTGCACGATGGCTCGCCGCTCGACGAGGCCGGCAATGCCCGTTTCGGCGATGTGCTGGCGATCGATGTTCACGACAGCTACCTGCGCTCTGAAGACCGGCTGCTGGCGGTGGCGGGGCTCGACAACATCATCGTCGTCTCCCAGCCCGACGCGCTGCTGATCGTCCATCGCGACAAGGCGCATCTGGTCAAGGACATCGCCACCCAGGTCAAGCAATCTGGCGAATGGCCGCCGCTGGCTGTGGCCCATTCCGGCCGGCCGGTACCCTCGCCGCGGGTAATCCGCAAATGGCTGTTCGACACAGCCCTGCCGCTATGGGCCGGTGTCGGCGTCGACCGGGTGCATGGGGGCGTACATGAAGCGCTCAACCATGACGGCACCCCCGCCGATCTGGATTACAAGCGGTTTCGGGTGCTGGCACGACAGATCTATTGTTTCGCCAATGCCGAATTGCTCGGCTGGGATGGCGGCGCGCACGAGGTGCTGCGCCATTGTTTTGACACGCTGGTGGAGACCGGCTGGCATGCCGATGGCGGCTGGATCCATCTCTGGAACGCCGACGGCACGGTCAAGGATCCGCAGCGCGACACCTATGACCAGTGTTTCGTGCTGCTGGCGCTGGCCTGGTTGTGGAAGGCGACGAAATGGCCCGAAGCGCGGGTTTGGGCCGAACGCACCATCGCCTATATGGACGATCACCTGATCGACCATGCCCATGGCGGGTTTTATGAATCGAGCCTGCGACTGGATTACCGCCGCGCCAACCCGCACATGCATTATCTCGAGGCGATGCAGGCGTGGTATGAAGTCACCGGCGAACGCGCGTTTCTCGATCGCGCCCAGACGGCGGTCGACCTGTTCACCTCGGTGTTCTTCAATGCCGAGAGCTGGAGCGTCACCGAGCATTTCGAGCGCGACTGGTCGGTGCGTACTGACAAGCCGGCCCGCATCGAGCCGGGACATCATTACGAATGGGTGTGGCTGCTGCTGCGTCAGGCGCGGTTTGCCGATCAGCCGCAACTCAAGGAATATTGCCGCAAGCTTTATGCCACCAGCCACGCCTTCGGCCATGCCCGAGGGACTGACGCGGTGTGCGATTCGATGGCGCCGGACGGTTCCGCGATGGTAGGCACCGCGCGGCTGTGGTGCCAGACCGAGGCGCTGAAGGCCGGGCTTTTAAGCCGCGCCGAAGGCTTGCCCGGCGACGAGACGCTGTTCATCCGGATGCTCGATGTGATCTTCAACCGCTACCTGATCACACCTGTGGCCGGTGGCTGGTACGATCAGATCGACCCCAACGGGCGGGTGATATCCAAGGATATGCCGACCAGCACCTTCTATCATGTGTTCTGTGCGCTGGTTGAGTATCTCCGGCACGAAGAAATGCTGGGCTGA
- a CDS encoding NAD(P)H-dependent glycerol-3-phosphate dehydrogenase: MPRISILGTGAWGTALAAAFVGQGHPVRLWGRNSAICQEISSHHTNRAYLGEARLPAALKASTDLGAVLADAEIVLVVAPAQSTGDLAARISALVPDKAVLIACAKGIDNRTGQMQSELIAAQLPHHPVGVLSGPSFAADVVRGLPTAVTLAMPDLESAQQLARSLSGGAVRIYASDDVTGVQIGGSLKNVMAIAVGICRGGGMGASAEAALITRGYAELVRLGVAMGARADTLMGLSGLGDLVLTCSSELSRNFAYGIAVGSGRDVSGLKLAEGVYTVSIANRIAEDHGIACPVMQTAGLVLSGKMSAAEARTTLMARPIKTESAQQQR; the protein is encoded by the coding sequence ATGCCCCGCATCTCCATTCTCGGCACCGGTGCCTGGGGAACTGCGCTGGCCGCCGCATTTGTCGGCCAGGGTCACCCGGTTCGCCTTTGGGGCCGCAACAGCGCAATCTGCCAGGAAATATCCAGCCACCACACCAACCGCGCCTATCTCGGCGAGGCGCGCCTGCCTGCGGCCCTCAAGGCCAGTACGGACCTGGGCGCGGTGCTGGCCGACGCCGAAATCGTGCTTGTGGTTGCCCCCGCCCAGTCTACCGGGGATCTGGCCGCCCGAATTTCGGCACTGGTTCCCGACAAAGCGGTGCTGATTGCCTGCGCCAAGGGCATCGACAATCGCACCGGCCAGATGCAGAGCGAATTGATTGCCGCGCAACTGCCGCATCACCCGGTTGGCGTTCTCTCTGGTCCGAGTTTTGCTGCCGATGTAGTGCGTGGCCTGCCCACGGCGGTAACCCTTGCCATGCCCGATCTTGAATCCGCGCAGCAATTGGCGCGGTCGCTGTCAGGGGGCGCGGTGCGGATCTACGCCTCCGACGATGTTACCGGTGTGCAAATCGGCGGATCGCTCAAGAACGTGATGGCGATCGCCGTCGGCATCTGCCGCGGCGGCGGCATGGGTGCCAGCGCAGAAGCAGCGCTGATCACACGCGGCTATGCCGAACTGGTACGGCTTGGCGTGGCCATGGGCGCGCGTGCGGACACGCTGATGGGGCTCTCGGGACTGGGCGATCTGGTGCTCACCTGCTCGTCGGAACTGTCGCGCAATTTTGCCTATGGCATCGCCGTCGGCAGCGGCCGCGATGTCTCCGGCCTGAAGCTTGCCGAGGGGGTGTACACCGTCTCGATTGCCAACCGGATCGCCGAAGATCACGGCATTGCCTGCCCGGTCATGCAGACCGCAGGTCTGGTTTTGTCGGGGAAGATGTCGGCGGCCGAGGCACGCACCACATTGATGGCGCGCCCGATCAAGACTGAAAGCGCCCAGCAACAGCGCTGA
- a CDS encoding phosphomannomutase — MAAKFGTSGLRGLVGDLTDGTAAAHARAFARHLRQTGMAASGAPIFLGQDMRASSPEIAAQCAAALLAEDLHPVDCGVTPTPALALHAMSQGAAALMVTGSHIPDDRNGVKFYRPDGEIDKDDEAAISRLASELAGPLPAAGALDTDSGAATHGFIARYRGFIPEGAFEGLRVGVYEQSSAAREVLATVLEQAGATVVRLGRSETFIPVDTEAVSEETHRLAASWVKSERLDALVSADGDGDRPLLVDETGTVLRGDALGLIVARYLDADAVITPVTSNSGIEQRCRAEVHRTKVGSPYVIAAMAEAQRGGKARVIGFEANGGVLTGNRIRTGAADLAPLPTRDSVLPLLCALAAARAAGQSVSAHVAQFELPVAISDRIENFPTDVSQALVARLSGDEQACAAFFAALGPVADIDRTDGLRITLQNGDIVHLRPSGNAPEMRIYSEATSETRARALIAQVRQQVRNSTGG; from the coding sequence ATGGCGGCGAAATTTGGCACCAGCGGTCTGCGCGGCCTTGTCGGCGACCTCACCGACGGAACCGCCGCAGCCCATGCGCGGGCCTTTGCACGGCACTTGCGGCAGACCGGGATGGCGGCTTCGGGCGCCCCGATATTCCTCGGTCAGGACATGCGCGCCTCGAGTCCCGAAATTGCCGCGCAATGCGCCGCGGCCCTGCTTGCCGAAGATCTCCACCCGGTTGATTGCGGCGTCACCCCGACGCCCGCGCTGGCGCTTCACGCCATGAGCCAGGGCGCTGCGGCGCTGATGGTCACCGGCTCACACATTCCCGATGATCGCAATGGCGTCAAGTTCTACCGGCCCGATGGCGAGATCGACAAGGATGACGAGGCGGCGATCTCGCGGCTTGCGTCCGAGCTGGCCGGGCCATTGCCGGCGGCCGGCGCGCTCGATACGGATTCCGGAGCCGCCACCCACGGCTTTATCGCGCGCTATCGCGGTTTTATACCAGAGGGGGCCTTCGAGGGGCTGCGCGTCGGGGTCTATGAACAAAGTTCTGCCGCTCGCGAGGTCCTTGCGACGGTGCTCGAACAGGCCGGCGCCACGGTGGTCAGGCTTGGCCGGTCCGAGACCTTCATCCCGGTCGATACCGAGGCGGTGTCGGAAGAAACCCACAGGCTGGCAGCGAGCTGGGTCAAGTCCGAAAGGCTCGATGCGCTGGTGTCTGCCGATGGCGATGGCGACCGGCCCTTGCTGGTCGACGAGACCGGAACGGTGCTGCGTGGCGACGCGCTGGGGCTGATTGTTGCCCGTTATCTCGATGCCGACGCCGTTATCACGCCGGTCACCTCCAATTCCGGCATCGAGCAGCGCTGCCGGGCCGAGGTTCACCGCACAAAAGTGGGCTCGCCCTATGTCATCGCCGCAATGGCTGAAGCTCAGCGCGGCGGCAAGGCCCGGGTGATCGGCTTTGAAGCCAATGGCGGCGTGCTCACCGGCAACCGCATCCGCACGGGCGCAGCCGATCTGGCACCGCTGCCGACCCGCGACAGCGTCCTGCCATTGCTTTGCGCTCTGGCCGCCGCGCGCGCTGCCGGCCAGAGCGTCTCGGCCCACGTGGCTCAGTTCGAACTGCCGGTTGCCATCAGCGACAGGATCGAGAATTTTCCCACCGATGTTAGCCAGGCGCTGGTGGCTCGACTATCAGGCGATGAACAAGCCTGTGCGGCGTTTTTCGCAGCACTCGGACCGGTCGCGGATATCGACCGTACCGATGGTCTCAGGATCACGCTCCAAAACGGAGATATCGTCCACCTGCGCCCCTCCGGCAACGCACCGGAAATGCGGATCTACAGCGAGGCGACGAGTGAAACCAGAGCGCGGGCGCTGATTGCGCAGGTAAGGCAGCAGGTTCGCAACAGCACCGGCGGCTGA